One window of Xylocopa sonorina isolate GNS202 chromosome 9, iyXylSono1_principal, whole genome shotgun sequence genomic DNA carries:
- the Smc6 gene encoding structural maintenance of chromosomes 6 isoform X1: MENNIRYNKKRKSAESTGYQSKRSRDAESDFSFTDKCKAGKITKILIRNFMCHDAFEITLNPNVNFIVGRNGSGKSAILTALTVGLGARAHVTSRGSSLKNFIKKGKNSATIEITLLNKGPMAYRPDVYGEFITVFRSIGNVTSYKLKNWKGDIISTKRNELVNMLKALNIQIDNPISILNQDISRTFLISSKPEEKYELFMKATLLDVIGNNYNQAQLTCQEEYEKLKQYNKIFAETTKEIEQLKINIKKAEEIDKFRNEKDSLEVELLWAIATIEEKKLQKIDENFRKCEDDLKQFQSIASSTESKDGEINKRIQELQEEIKQAKEEVDNDSEAYNKAKQECSISKEKLSIKMQEWRSVQNKIKRLEDDIATLRKEIHRLESGDNAEQSERNQIMQQITDLEQKLEETEALLRTKKTYHMQLEHDKVRLLNEIQSSKIKISSCENRIENIKREIHVRKKYSDNALAVFGQNIPRLLRRIDEGYSSGQFKEKPRGPLGAYIKMKDPAWAPAVENFLGAGTFCTFCVDNSHDAKILNAIMQEIYLNERTPQIICSKFYHAVHDVRSHCASSSSYSNLLNAMEISDPVVANCLIDHREVECVLLIPTSKEAAEVMSNASKVPRNCKRAFTQKGDTFFPDPHYRSYGGPRNLKARFLQVSVTDTINELEEELRTIINDKSTAAELYKTAYEKEKRARSELSSVTTKVSSLLAAQNRYKVCISDLRDKLSAHEAISVTVFKDELSELEEKLRQSKREELHLNENVLELQKAVETLEEQIKQHRQLQYNLNSKIFPLEESIKELENEKEALHAKSRHAVKKSEALLQALQNATATLERQKRCTEKAVSDAESRCERINTERSVSELERLYSDIKRKICEIEQQFGRVDEFRRELKQKEAKYGKDLHLISKIERSYQLHLKRLELRKQSFFEMKVKFAENIQNSFANVLTLRNKKGSIKIDHVRKVLELEVHSPNDDNRPINDTRSLSGGERSYSTVAFILALWDCTGLPFYFLDEFDVFMDKVNRRVILDILLEHTKTHPQNQFTFLTPLDTSNIHEETYITIHQLAPPQRESQE; encoded by the exons ATGGAGAATAAcataaggtataataaaaaAAGGAAATCCGCAGAGTCTACAGGATATCAGTCGAAACGTTCAAGAGATGCggaaagtgattttagtttcacGGATAAG tGTAAAGCAGGCAAAATAACGAAGATTCTAATACGAAACTTCATGTGTCATGATGCCTTTGAAATAACCTTAAATCCAAATGTCAACTTTATTGTTGGTCGTAATGGAAGTGGCAAAAGTGCGATATTAACAGCTTTGACAGTCGGCCTCGGTGCTAGGGCTCATGTTACTAGCCGTGGATCATCTCTTAaaa ATTTCATAAAGAAAGGAAAGAATTCAGCGACGATCGAAATAACTCTATTGAATAAAGGACCTATGGCATATAGACCTGATGTCTACGGTGAATTCATAACTGTCTTTCGAAGTATTGGGAATGTAACATCTTACAAGTTAAAGAATTGGAAAG GAGACATCATCTCAACAAAACGAAATGAACTGGTTAATATGTTAAAAGCGTTGAATATTCAAATAGATAATCCTATTTCGATATTAAATCAAGACATATCAAGGACATTTCTAATATCATCCAAACCAGAAGAAAAGTATGAGTTATTTATGAAAGCTACTCTACTAGACGTAATTGGTAATAATTATAATCAAGCACAATTAACATGTCAGGAAGAGTATGAAAAATTAAAACAGTATAACAAA ATTTTTGCAGAGACTACAAAAGAGATAGAGCAACTTAAAATTAATATAAAGAAAGCGGAAGAGATCGATAAATTTCGTAACGAAAAAGATTCTCTTGAAGTAGAATTGCTTTGGGCAATT GCTACaatagaagaaaagaaattacAAAAGATTGATGAAAATTTTAGGAAATGTGAAGATGATTTGAAACAATTTCAGAGCATAGCATCATCTACCGAATCAAAAGATGgagaaataaataaaagaattca AGAATTACAAGAAGAAATTAAACAAGCAAAAGAGGAAGTTGATAATGATTCTGAAGCATATAATAAAGCAAAACAAGAATGTAGTATAAGTAAAGAAAAACTTTCCATTAAAATGCAAGAGTGGCGTTCTGtccaaaataaaattaaaagattAGAAGATGATATCGCTACACTTCGAAAAGAAATACATCGATTGGAAAg tGGTGATAACGCAGAACAAAGCGAAAGGAATCAAATAATGCAACAGATTACTGATTTGGAacaaaaattagaagaaacagaagcattattacggACCAAGAAAACTTATCACATGCAATTAGAACATGATAAAGTGCGTCTTTTAAATGAAATTCAATCTTCCAAAATAAAAATCAGTTCCTGTGAAAATCGTATAG AGAACATTAAGCGCGAAATACACGTGAGAAAAAAATATTCCGATAACGCATTAGCTGTATTTGGTCAAAATATACCACgtcttttaagaagaattgatgAAGGATACAGTAGTGGACAATTTAAAGAGAAACCACGAGGTCCACTTG GAGCATATATAAAAATGAAAGATCCAGCATGGGCACCTGCTGTGGAGAATTTTTTAGGGGCTGGTACTTTTTGTACATTTTGTGTAGATAACAGTCACGACGCCAAAATATTAAATGCAATTATGCAGGAGATCTATTTGAATGAAAGAACTCCACAAATCATATGTAGCAAATTTTATCATGCT GTCCACGATGTTCGTTCTCATTGTGCCTCTTCATCGAGTTATTCTAATCTTTTGAATGCAATGGAAATATCAGATCCTGTTGTCGCCAATTGCCTAATCGATCACCGTGAAGTTGAATGTGTTTTATTAATTCCGACTAGTAAAGAAGCTGCTGAAGTtatgtctaatgcttccaaagttccacgaaactgTAAAAGAGCATTCACTCAAAAAGGGGATACGTTTTTTCCGGATCCACATTATAGAAGTTACGGTGGACCGCGTAACTTAAAAGCTAGATTTCTCCAAGTTTCTGTTACTGATACCATTAa TGAACTGGAAGAAGAACTTCGCACTATAATCAATGACAAAAGCACTGCCGCGGAATTGTACAAAACAGCTTATGAAAAAGAAAAGCGTGCACGTTCTGAGTTAAGTTCTGTTACTACAAAAGTTTCAAGTCTTCTTGCTGCTCAAAATCGATATAAAGTATGCATTAGTGATCTAAGAGATAAACTTTCAGCTCATGAAGCCATATCCGTAACTGTATTT AAAGATGAACTAAGTGAATTAGAAGAGAAATTACGTCAGAGTAAACGCGAGGAGTTACATTTAAATGAAAATGTTCTTGAACTACAAAAAGCGGTTGAAACATTAGAGGAACAAATTAAACAGCACAGACAACTACAGTACAATTtgaattcaaaaatttttccCTTAGAG GAAAGTATAAAAGAGCTAGAAAATGAAAAAGAGGCATTGCACGCAAAAAGTCGTCACGCTGTAAAGAAATCGGAAGCATTGTTACAAGCTTTGCAGAATGCAACAGCAACACTTGAACGACAAAAAAGGTGTACTGAAAAGGCAGTATCTGATGCTGAAAGTCGATGTGAGAGGATAAATACGGAAAG ATCTGTCAGTGAGCTCGAAAGGTTGTATAGTGATATAAAAAGGAAGATTTGTGAAATAGAGCAACAGTTCGGACGTGTAGACGAATTTCGTAGGGAATTGAAACAAAAGGAAGCGAAGTATGGTAAAGACTTACATTTAATTTCCAAAATTGAAAGAAGTTACCAA TTGCATCTGAAACGATTAGAACTGCGGAAACAATCATTCTTTGAAATGAAGGTgaagtttgcagaaaatatCCAAAATTCATTTGCGAATGTACTCACTTTGCGAAATAAAAAG GGTAGTATAAAAATTGATCATGTACGGAAAGTACTTGAGCTTGAAGTACACTCACCAAATGATGATAATAGACCTATTAATGATACAAGATCACTATCAGGTGGAGAAAGATCATATTCGACGGTTGCTTTTATTTTAGCACTTTGGGATTGTACTGGATTACctttctatttcctcgatgaatTTGATGTATTTATG GATAAGGTAAATCGACGAGTCATATTGGACATCCTTTTGGAACATACTAAAACACATCCACAAAATCAGTTCACATTTTTGACTCCTTTAGATACATCGAATATCCATG
- the Smc6 gene encoding structural maintenance of chromosomes 6 isoform X2, with amino-acid sequence MENNIRYNKKRKSAESTGYQSKRSRDAESDFSFTDKCKAGKITKILIRNFMCHDAFEITLNPNVNFIVGRNGSGKSAILTALTVGLGARAHVTSRGSSLKNFIKKGKNSATIEITLLNKGPMAYRPDVYGEFITVFRSIGNVTSYKLKNWKGDIISTKRNELVNMLKALNIQIDNPISILNQDISRTFLISSKPEEKYELFMKATLLDVIGNNYNQAQLTCQEEYEKLKQYNKIFAETTKEIEQLKINIKKAEEIDKFRNEKDSLEVELLWAIATIEEKKLQKIDENFRKCEDDLKQFQSIASSTESKDGEINKRIQELQEEIKQAKEEVDNDSEAYNKAKQECSISKEKLSIKMQEWRSVQNKIKRLEDDIATLRKEIHRLESGDNAEQSERNQIMQQITDLEQKLEETEALLRTKKTYHMQLEHDKVRLLNEIQSSKIKISSCENRIENIKREIHVRKKYSDNALAVFGQNIPRLLRRIDEGYSSGQFKEKPRGPLGAYIKMKDPAWAPAVENFLGAGTFCTFCVDNSHDAKILNAIMQEIYLNERTPQIICSKFYHAVHDVRSHCASSSSYSNLLNAMEISDPVVANCLIDHREVECVLLIPTSKEAAEVMSNASKVPRNCKRAFTQKGDTFFPDPHYRSYGGPRNLKARFLQVSVTDTINELEEELRTIINDKSTAAELYKTAYEKEKRARSELSSVTTKVSSLLAAQNRYKVCISDLRDKLSAHEAISVTVFKDELSELEEKLRQSKREELHLNENVLELQKAVETLEEQIKQHRQLQYNLNSKIFPLEESIKELENEKEALHAKSRHAVKKSEALLQALQNATATLERQKRCTEKAVSDAESRCERINTERSVSELERLYSDIKRKICEIEQQFGRVDEFRRELKQKEAKYGKDLHLISKIERSYQLHLKRLELRKQSFFEMKVKFAENIQNSFANVLTLRNKKYKN; translated from the exons ATGGAGAATAAcataaggtataataaaaaAAGGAAATCCGCAGAGTCTACAGGATATCAGTCGAAACGTTCAAGAGATGCggaaagtgattttagtttcacGGATAAG tGTAAAGCAGGCAAAATAACGAAGATTCTAATACGAAACTTCATGTGTCATGATGCCTTTGAAATAACCTTAAATCCAAATGTCAACTTTATTGTTGGTCGTAATGGAAGTGGCAAAAGTGCGATATTAACAGCTTTGACAGTCGGCCTCGGTGCTAGGGCTCATGTTACTAGCCGTGGATCATCTCTTAaaa ATTTCATAAAGAAAGGAAAGAATTCAGCGACGATCGAAATAACTCTATTGAATAAAGGACCTATGGCATATAGACCTGATGTCTACGGTGAATTCATAACTGTCTTTCGAAGTATTGGGAATGTAACATCTTACAAGTTAAAGAATTGGAAAG GAGACATCATCTCAACAAAACGAAATGAACTGGTTAATATGTTAAAAGCGTTGAATATTCAAATAGATAATCCTATTTCGATATTAAATCAAGACATATCAAGGACATTTCTAATATCATCCAAACCAGAAGAAAAGTATGAGTTATTTATGAAAGCTACTCTACTAGACGTAATTGGTAATAATTATAATCAAGCACAATTAACATGTCAGGAAGAGTATGAAAAATTAAAACAGTATAACAAA ATTTTTGCAGAGACTACAAAAGAGATAGAGCAACTTAAAATTAATATAAAGAAAGCGGAAGAGATCGATAAATTTCGTAACGAAAAAGATTCTCTTGAAGTAGAATTGCTTTGGGCAATT GCTACaatagaagaaaagaaattacAAAAGATTGATGAAAATTTTAGGAAATGTGAAGATGATTTGAAACAATTTCAGAGCATAGCATCATCTACCGAATCAAAAGATGgagaaataaataaaagaattca AGAATTACAAGAAGAAATTAAACAAGCAAAAGAGGAAGTTGATAATGATTCTGAAGCATATAATAAAGCAAAACAAGAATGTAGTATAAGTAAAGAAAAACTTTCCATTAAAATGCAAGAGTGGCGTTCTGtccaaaataaaattaaaagattAGAAGATGATATCGCTACACTTCGAAAAGAAATACATCGATTGGAAAg tGGTGATAACGCAGAACAAAGCGAAAGGAATCAAATAATGCAACAGATTACTGATTTGGAacaaaaattagaagaaacagaagcattattacggACCAAGAAAACTTATCACATGCAATTAGAACATGATAAAGTGCGTCTTTTAAATGAAATTCAATCTTCCAAAATAAAAATCAGTTCCTGTGAAAATCGTATAG AGAACATTAAGCGCGAAATACACGTGAGAAAAAAATATTCCGATAACGCATTAGCTGTATTTGGTCAAAATATACCACgtcttttaagaagaattgatgAAGGATACAGTAGTGGACAATTTAAAGAGAAACCACGAGGTCCACTTG GAGCATATATAAAAATGAAAGATCCAGCATGGGCACCTGCTGTGGAGAATTTTTTAGGGGCTGGTACTTTTTGTACATTTTGTGTAGATAACAGTCACGACGCCAAAATATTAAATGCAATTATGCAGGAGATCTATTTGAATGAAAGAACTCCACAAATCATATGTAGCAAATTTTATCATGCT GTCCACGATGTTCGTTCTCATTGTGCCTCTTCATCGAGTTATTCTAATCTTTTGAATGCAATGGAAATATCAGATCCTGTTGTCGCCAATTGCCTAATCGATCACCGTGAAGTTGAATGTGTTTTATTAATTCCGACTAGTAAAGAAGCTGCTGAAGTtatgtctaatgcttccaaagttccacgaaactgTAAAAGAGCATTCACTCAAAAAGGGGATACGTTTTTTCCGGATCCACATTATAGAAGTTACGGTGGACCGCGTAACTTAAAAGCTAGATTTCTCCAAGTTTCTGTTACTGATACCATTAa TGAACTGGAAGAAGAACTTCGCACTATAATCAATGACAAAAGCACTGCCGCGGAATTGTACAAAACAGCTTATGAAAAAGAAAAGCGTGCACGTTCTGAGTTAAGTTCTGTTACTACAAAAGTTTCAAGTCTTCTTGCTGCTCAAAATCGATATAAAGTATGCATTAGTGATCTAAGAGATAAACTTTCAGCTCATGAAGCCATATCCGTAACTGTATTT AAAGATGAACTAAGTGAATTAGAAGAGAAATTACGTCAGAGTAAACGCGAGGAGTTACATTTAAATGAAAATGTTCTTGAACTACAAAAAGCGGTTGAAACATTAGAGGAACAAATTAAACAGCACAGACAACTACAGTACAATTtgaattcaaaaatttttccCTTAGAG GAAAGTATAAAAGAGCTAGAAAATGAAAAAGAGGCATTGCACGCAAAAAGTCGTCACGCTGTAAAGAAATCGGAAGCATTGTTACAAGCTTTGCAGAATGCAACAGCAACACTTGAACGACAAAAAAGGTGTACTGAAAAGGCAGTATCTGATGCTGAAAGTCGATGTGAGAGGATAAATACGGAAAG ATCTGTCAGTGAGCTCGAAAGGTTGTATAGTGATATAAAAAGGAAGATTTGTGAAATAGAGCAACAGTTCGGACGTGTAGACGAATTTCGTAGGGAATTGAAACAAAAGGAAGCGAAGTATGGTAAAGACTTACATTTAATTTCCAAAATTGAAAGAAGTTACCAA TTGCATCTGAAACGATTAGAACTGCGGAAACAATCATTCTTTGAAATGAAGGTgaagtttgcagaaaatatCCAAAATTCATTTGCGAATGTACTCACTTTGCGAAATAAAAAG TATAAAAATTGA
- the LOC143426869 gene encoding uncharacterized protein LOC143426869: MSDSGDNVKYKWTPESTSLLVSVWSDKQVQKQLEYTSKPQLIWENVARYMKKKGYNVSGKQCRSRMKQVLVCYREAKRAGTRAGVEQYYELIDQVLKNKRIEENNIVGVDTVDAMINIKSPPKEVKTNKNLQMRHRFQEPVPSLHRTEALSPTWTLGRENEYPDSPESNETIIPHPCRVFSPTRDAAINTGEQLTRIAAKSTQCNSFPAEELLCVNYKQNFVPSYNYGEMPFQNTVQNVQNQIIQENMQQNQNLQQNHMCNGQNMLVNNLNYQHNLQNLNQGLTTQSGNVQVNPMAVQNSNLEHIIQHQNQLQQIVHANNRAMPQEPCKVMLQQNLGGYKQQYGNLLNHMPAIIDPKPPGCLSPDYLPDVSQNLNDAFCQSKNDDKPHNLNDSHIRTTQTVGVQNPEISVITNNATCNDDSLLEIFMDLPTPLENDSKSKNTAVNTDNIPHVPLRKKKAQKIEELVLSAINSQNEVVNKILAAQNDMVTKFLDIDRDRQNRLENRLDDLLKVVHTSMLTKQTDVELPPAPEPIITSLVPPPKPGAAPPKLDLVPPKPCRVPCTIPSSNIELINQNTISTRPGVVSPITSPVKKPGTIWSKLGPVSQSPFVKAQQRLGIQPIVSTESRTQSSAERRIAREVEKVMDTQTVIFEAKKFLQAEKELEERIENARIETTISQTLHARRRLFTQREPTAAMILSAAFLENECRATEQLMSYDIPNAKDTNVKNMDDDLLAGQGESYERLKQLNIPPTYVFVDPCDTSTPAKLGTISSTTTTTNNNNNNNDNNERMSATAPKQTIQQLAQLVMNSGRWKEAGVQNRQQNLEHEVQSNEQKHQMNVQNERLVPHNEAPTVGQPKVLHKRDQTNSDQNYAREWMMNKYGYPTNEQKTAYGSSCNVINQKPNFPIGFTKPALNTGNLKQKDLNSELYRPIGFTDNVLSDRKQSVRFMDEALAELQRMYIETMSKEQQEMNDSLPYVLSNGNAMPLENRQMIEKYIHEVIPRKQLKDNKDTDSDNDDEFLDTTATMPVIVPRRSSLTSTGTASTETTHSIKFTRPDNCIIS; this comes from the exons ATGAGCGACTCCGGGGACAATGTTAAATATAAATGGACACCTGAAAGTACCTCGTTGTTGGTGTCCGTGTGGTCGGATAAACAAGTACAAAAACAACTCGAGTATACTTCTAAGCCGCAGCTTATTTGGGAGAATGTCGCACGATACATGAAGAAAAAAGGGTACAATGTTTCAGGTAAACAATGTAGATCTCGAATGAAACAGGTACTGGTCTGTTATCGAGAAGCCAAGCGAGCAGGTACTCGGGCTGGTGTGGAACAATATTACGAATTGATAGATCAAGTCCTGAAAAACAAACGCATCGAAGAAAATAATATTGTCGGTGTGGATACCGTAG ATGCAATGATAAATATTAAGTCTCCCCCGAAGGAGGTGAAAACGAATAAAAATTTGCAAATGAGACACAGATTTCAAGAGCCTGTACCGTCGCTTCATCGTACGGAGGCATTATCACCCACATGGACATTAGGAC GTGAAAATGAATATCCTGATTCTCCTGAATCGAATGAGACTATAATACCTCATCCGTGTAGAGTGTTTTCTCCTACAAGGGATGCAGCTATTAATACAGGCGAACAGCTAACTCGCATAGCTGCAAAATCAACCCAGTGCAATTCTTTTCCAGCTGAAGAACTGTTATGCGTTAATTATAAACAAAATTTTGTACCAAGTTATAATTATGGGGAAATGCCATTCCAAAATACAGTACAAAATGTGCAAAATCAAATAATTCAAGAGAATATGCAGCAAAATCAAAATTTACAACAAAATCATATGTGCAATGGTCAAAATATGTTagtaaataatttaaattatcaACATAATTTGCAAAATTTAAATCAAGGTTTAACTACGCAATCTGGAAATGTACAAGTTAATCCAATGGCTGTGCAAAATTCTAACTTAGAGCATATAATTCAGCACCAAAATCAGTTGCAACAAATTGTGCATGCAAATAATCGTGCAATGCCTCAAGAACCATGCAAAGTTATGTTACAACAAAATTTGGGAGGATACAAACAGCAATATGGTAATTTATTAAATCATATGCCTGCTATAATAGATCCGAAACCACCTGGATGTCTGTCTCCAGACTATTTGCCAGATGTATCTCAGAATTTAAACGACGCTTTCTGTCAATCAAAAAATGATGACAAGCCACATAATTTAAATGACAGTCACATTAGAACTACACAAACAGTAGGAGTACAGAACCCTGAAATCTCTGTAATAACGAACAACGCAACATGTAATGATGACAGTCTGCTAGAAATTTTTATGGATTTGCCAACTCCTTTGGAAAATGACAGCAAATCGAAAAATACTGCTGTTAATACAGATAATATTCCACATGTGCcattaagaaaaaagaaagctCAGAAAATAGAGGAACTTGTATTAAGTGCAATCAATTCTCAAAATGAAGTTGTTAATAAG ATTCTTGCTGCGCAAAATGATATGGTGacaaaatttttagatataGATAGAGATCGTCAAAATCGACTTGAAAATCGTTTGGACGATTTATTAAAAGTTGTTCATACTTCTATGCTTACAAAGCAAACAGATGTCGAACTACCTCCAGCACCAGAACCTATAATAACATCCTTAGTACCTCCTCCAAAGCCAGGTGCTGCACCTCCAAAATTAGACTTGGTTCCTCCAAAACCTTGTCGTGTACCCTGTACAATACCAAGTTCTAACATTGAATTAATCAATCAAAATACAATATCGACAAGACCAGGTGTAGTTTCGCCTATAACCAGCCCTGTGAAAAAACCTGGTACTATATGGTCAAAATTGGGCCCAGTATCACAATCTCCTTTTGTGAAAGCTCAACAACGATTGGGTATACAACCTATTGTGTCTACAGAAAGTCGTACCCAATCATCGGCAGAAAGACGTATAGCTAGAGAAGTAGAAAAAGTTATGGATACACAAACTGTGATATTTGAAGCTAAAAAGTTTCTGCAAGCGGAAAAAGAATTAGAGGAAAGAATAGAAAATGCTCGTATTGAAACAACGATAAGTCAGACTTTACATGCGCGTAGAAGATTATTCACACAGAGAGAACCGACCGCGGCAATGATATTATCCGCAGCATTTTTAGAGAATGAATGTCGCGCCACCGAACAACTTATGAGCTATGATATTCCTAATGCAAAAGATACGAATGTAAAAAATATGGATGATGATTTATTAGCGGGTCAAGGAGAAAGTTATGAACGTTTGAAGCAATTAAACATACCACCTACTTATGTATTTGTCGATCCCTGTGATACATCTACGCCTGCTAAATTAGGAACTATTTcttctactactactactactaataacaataataataataatgataataacgaAAGAATGTCTGCAACAGCGCCTAAACAGACAATTCAACAGTTAGCTCAACTTGTAATGAATTCAGGAAGGTGGAAAGAAGCTGGAGTGCAGAATAGACAACAAAATCTTGAACATGAAGTGCAATCAAATGAACAAaagcatcaaatgaacgtacaaAATGAACGTCTCGTTCCACATAATGAAGCACCTACGGTAGGGCAACCTAAAGTTTTACATAAAAGAGATCAAACAAATAGTGATCAAAACTATGCTCGAGAATGGATGATGAACAAGTATGGATATCCAACAAATGAGCAGAAAACAGCATATGGTTCATCGTGCAATGTAATAAATCAGAAACCTAACTTTCCTATAGGTTTCACAAAACCAGCATTAAATACTGGAAATTTAAAACAAAAAGATTTGAATAGCGAATTGTATAGACCTATTGGTTTCACTGATAATGTACTATCCGATCGTAAACAAAGTGTACGATTTATGGATGAAGCGCTTGCTGAATTGCAACGAATGTATATTGAAACAATGTCTAAAGAACAACAAGAAATGAACGACAGTTTGCCATATGTACTAAGCAATGGTAATGCGATGCCCCTTGAAAATCGACAGATGATTGAAAAATATATCCATGAAGTAATACCAAGAAAACAATTAAAAGATAATAAAGATACTGACTCTGATAATGATGATGAATTTCTGGATACTACTGCTACTATGCCTGTAATTGTCCCACGTCGAAGTTCTCTCACATCAACCGGTACTGCATCTACCGAAACTACGCATTCTATAAAATTTACAAGACCAGATAATTGTATAATTAGTTAA